The sequence CATGAGCTACATCGGCGGCGATGGCACGCCTTACGACAGCTACGACCTGCTCGGCATCGCGCTGGCGGTCGACAGCGGCGTGGCCGACGGCGAGCGCGCGCGGCAGGCGCTGGCGAACTACCCGGCCTGGCCCGCGGGCAGCCCGGTGATCTGGCCCGAGCGTTCCGACCAGCCGATCTACCACAACCGCGCGATCTGGCCGTTCGTCAGCGCGTACGCGCTGCGCGCCGCGCGCACGACGGAGCAGCCCGCACGCATCGCGCACGAAATCGAATCGGTGATGCGCGGCGCCGCGCTGTACGGTTCCAACATGGAGAACTACGAGCTGCTCACCCAGGGCCAGCACGTGGACGAGGGCAAGCTCAGCGGCCCGGTGGTGAATTCGCCACGCCAGCTGTGGTCGGTGGCGGCCTATCTCGCGGTGGTCACCGAAGGCGTGTTCGGCCTCGACGAAGACGGCAGCGTGCAACCGAAACTGCCGACCTCGCTGGTACCGATGCTGTTCGGCCAGCGCCACGCGATTACGCTCGACCTGCGCAACCGCCGGATCACCCTGCAGCTTCCGGAAAACTACACCGGCAACCTGCTCGTCGCCGGCCGCACCGCCACGCGCGGCACGGCCACCACGGTGATGCTGAAGGCGGTGCAGGTGCCGGACCCGCCGCTGCGCACCGACGCGCCGCTGTACGCACCCGTCGCCCCCGCCGCACCGCTGGCGCGAGCCGATGGCGACGGCTGGAAGATCACGACCGACGGCAAGGTGCGGCTCTACCTCAACGGCCAGGCCTACGGCAGCGTCGACGGTGACGGCCACCTCGCGCGGCAAGCCGGCCTAGCCTGCCTCAGCGCAACGCGCGTGGATGCACACGGCCTGGAATCACTGCACAGCCCCGCCACCTGCGTGGGCGAGGTAACGAAAGTCACCGGCAACTGGCCGCGCACGTGGACGGCACCGGCCAGCGGCAACTATCGCGTCGCGCTCGACTACGCGAACGACCACGGCCCGATCAACACCGGCATCACTGCCGCAGTGAAGATGCTGGTGATCCGCTGCGACGGCAGCGACGAGCAGCGCCTGCCGATCGTGATGCCGCACAGTGTGCGTACGCAGCAGTCCACCTGGGGCAGCTTCACCGCGAAAGCCGGCAGCACCTGCCACTTCGCCCTCGACGACGGATTCAACATGAGCTACCTCGCCCACTTCGCCCACTACACCGCTGACAATGGCAGCGACGGCAACGGCGGCAGCAGCGGCCCGCTGAACCAGGCCGAGGTGCATGCCCTGCTGGTCGCGCCGCTCGCCACCGACCGGGGCACGCCATGAAGGACGGCACGGCCTTGCGCGCCAAACCCGAGCTGTCGTTCTGGCAGATCTGGCACATGTGCTTCGGCTTCCTCGGCATCCAGTTCGGCTTCGCGCTGCAGAACGCCAACGTCAGCCGGATCTTCCAGACGCTGGGCGCGAACGTGGACCAGATCCCGGTGCTGTGGATCGCCGCGCCGTTCACCGGGCTGATCGTGCAGCCGCTCATCGGCTATTTCTCCGACCGTACCTGGAACCGCTTCGGCCGGCGCCGGCCGTACTTCTTCGCCGGCGCGGTGCTGGCCACGCTGGCGCTGCTGGCGATGCCGAACTCACCCACGCTGTGGCTCGCGGCGGGCCTGCTGTGGATCATGGATGCCTCGTTCAACGTGTCGATGGAGCCGTTCCGCGCCTTCGTCGGCGACCAGCTGCCGCCGAAGCAGCGGCCGCTGGGCTACGCGATGCAAAGTGTGTTCATCGGCGTGGGCGCGGTGGTCGCCTCGTTCCTGCCCTACGTGCTCACCCACTTCGGCGTGGCCAACACCGCGCCGGCCGGCGAAGTGCCGCACTCGGTGAAGTACGCCTTCTACGCCGGCGCGTTCGTGCTGCTTGGCGCGATGCTGTGGACCATCCTCGGTACCCGCGAGTACCCGCCGGAGCAACTGGAGTCGTTCTCCGACAACCGCGTCGAAGAGGCGCCCGGCAGCGTTGCCGGCGCGTGGAAGATCGGCACGCTGTTCCTGGTGCTGGGGCTGGTGCTGCTGGGCCTGATCGGCCAGTTCGCGCTGGAGAAAGAGCTGTACCTGCTGGCCGGTGGCCTGGCCGGCTTCGGCGCACTGTTCGTGTGGCTCAGCCAAACCCGCAGCAACGGCGCGCTGCGCCACATCATGGGCGACCTGCACGGCATGCCGCTGCCGATGCGCCGGCTGAACTGGGTGCAGTTCTTCTCCTGGTTCGCGATGTTCGCCATGTGGATCAACACCACCTCGGCGGTGTCGCAAACCTTCTACGGCTCCAGCGACACCACCTCGGTTGCCTACAACGAGGGCGCCAACTGGGCCGGCGTGCTGATGGGCACTTACAACGGCGTGGGCGTGCTGGCCGCGATCCTGATCCCGCTGCTGGTGCGCGCCTGCGGGCTGCGCATGAGCCACCTGGTCAATCTGTGGCTGGGCGGGCTCGGCCTGCTGTCGTTCCTGGTGATCCGCGACCCGCACTGGCTGATCGCCTCGATGGTGGGTGTGGGCTTCGCCTGGGCTTCGATCCTCTCGCTGCCCTACGCGATGCTGTCGGACAATCTGCCGGCGGCGAAGATGGGCGTGTACATGGGCATCTTCAATTTCTTCATTGTGATCCCGCAGCTGCTCGCCGCCAGCG is a genomic window of Rhodanobacter thiooxydans containing:
- a CDS encoding Six-hairpin glycosidase-like protein — encoded protein: MLSLLLAAAMAATTAPAWHDGLDWHGVHIAISRDAQHSYTLAWPYGQRVIAAQPLSTDTASPLFDGLFAMAQDDLAQDSVSAIRDGAFDHGQPIPCQCFVTGLKWPYVWTRDLSYAIDLGLWRFDPTRSRNGLKFKLSGVRVPSAPQGLYAMQDTGSGGSWPISTDRVVWFLGARHLLDDKAFAADVYKALGNTLAQDRLYAFDAAFGLYRGETSFLDWREQSYPAWTADQVTFIAQSFALSTNVLHYQALQLAASLADAHHDAKAAAAYRTSAAALKDAINAHFWRADRGMYMSYIGGDGTPYDSYDLLGIALAVDSGVADGERARQALANYPAWPAGSPVIWPERSDQPIYHNRAIWPFVSAYALRAARTTEQPARIAHEIESVMRGAALYGSNMENYELLTQGQHVDEGKLSGPVVNSPRQLWSVAAYLAVVTEGVFGLDEDGSVQPKLPTSLVPMLFGQRHAITLDLRNRRITLQLPENYTGNLLVAGRTATRGTATTVMLKAVQVPDPPLRTDAPLYAPVAPAAPLARADGDGWKITTDGKVRLYLNGQAYGSVDGDGHLARQAGLACLSATRVDAHGLESLHSPATCVGEVTKVTGNWPRTWTAPASGNYRVALDYANDHGPINTGITAAVKMLVIRCDGSDEQRLPIVMPHSVRTQQSTWGSFTAKAGSTCHFALDDGFNMSYLAHFAHYTADNGSDGNGGSSGPLNQAEVHALLVAPLATDRGTP
- a CDS encoding MFS transporter gives rise to the protein MKDGTALRAKPELSFWQIWHMCFGFLGIQFGFALQNANVSRIFQTLGANVDQIPVLWIAAPFTGLIVQPLIGYFSDRTWNRFGRRRPYFFAGAVLATLALLAMPNSPTLWLAAGLLWIMDASFNVSMEPFRAFVGDQLPPKQRPLGYAMQSVFIGVGAVVASFLPYVLTHFGVANTAPAGEVPHSVKYAFYAGAFVLLGAMLWTILGTREYPPEQLESFSDNRVEEAPGSVAGAWKIGTLFLVLGLVLLGLIGQFALEKELYLLAGGLAGFGALFVWLSQTRSNGALRHIMGDLHGMPLPMRRLNWVQFFSWFAMFAMWINTTSAVSQTFYGSSDTTSVAYNEGANWAGVLMGTYNGVGVLAAILIPLLVRACGLRMSHLVNLWLGGLGLLSFLVIRDPHWLIASMVGVGFAWASILSLPYAMLSDNLPAAKMGVYMGIFNFFIVIPQLLAASVLGVLLKLFFHNQPIWALGLGGVSLLIAGLCTLRVPKPETTA